AGAGCGCGAGGACACCCTCAACCGCAAGCTCGCGGTGATCGCCGAGACGGCGACCACGCTCGCCGACATCATCGACACCAAGCGCTCGCTGCGGCTCGAGGTCATCGTCGTCATCCTGATCGCCTGCGAGATCGTGCTCGGCTTCTATGAGATCTTCGCCCGCGGCGGGCACTGACGATGGAGCTGCCGCACGCCTGACGACTGACGGCGCTGCATTCAGCGATGGTTCAGGCGCGACATGGAACTTTCGCATGGGCGCGATGAGCGATGCAGGGGATATCGAACCATGACGTGGGTGGGGAGCTTGCCACGGCCGCCGGCGGCCGGCAGCCACGAGGTGTGGCGAGCGCCCCGCCGCCGGTGCGGCGATGCTGGTCCGGCAATGCCGTCACACCAGCGCCCTGACGTTCCAGGTCGCATGACGGACCCCGGCGAGCTTCGCCAGCTCGGACACGACGCGGTCGAGATCGACCGTATCGACCGCGAGCGGCACCAGCGTCGCGACGATCTCGACGATGTCCTCGGAGCGATAGACGACCTCGGTCTCCCGCACCGGGTATTTGGCCGCCTCCAGCCGCTCGTCGAGCGCCTCGCGCAGCTCGGCGGCGCGCAGCCCGTCGGTGGTCAGGACGATCTCGTAGTGCGCCTCCGACGTCTGCGCATTGAGCGGGATGCGATCGATCGCGTTGACCAGCGGCCGCAGCAGCGTGTTGCCGGCCAGCACGAACACGGTCAGCGCCACCGATTGCGCGATCAGGTCGGCGCCGGCGCAGGCGCCGACCGCGGCGGACGCCCACAGCGTCGCCGCGGTGTTGAGCCCGCGGACGTTCATGCCCTCCTTCATGATCGTGCCGGCGCCGAGGAAGCCGATGCCCGACACCACATAGGCGATGATCCGCACCGCGCCGTCGGCGCCGGTCAGGCGGTTGCCGAGATCGACGAAGGCGGCCGCGCCGACGGCGACCAGCACGTTGGTGCGCAGGCCGGCGCTGCGCTGCCGGTATTGCCGCTCGGCGCCGATCAGCGTGGCCAGCACGAAAGCTGCGAACAGGCTGACGAGCGTGTCGAGGAAATCATAGACTTGGAAAGTGTGGAGGAATCGCATGGGTTTGCTGACTGTCTGCAGTATTAAGCTCCGTGGCCTGCCTGGCAGCAGCGACACGCGTGGCATCCGGCGGCGGAACCGCCGCGAGAGGCCGCTTTCTTAGGACGTCCTTGATCGAAATCAAATCCCAGTCCCTCCCGCATACTTTAGGCTGATATGATCAACAGGCAGATGACGTCCGGCAAACACATGACGCCATTCTCCGACGTCCGCAGGGATCACAGCCCGGCCGTCCGGCTGGGACATGATGCGGTGAGTGCGGTAAAGCTGTCCCAGGAGCTC
This region of Bradyrhizobium sp. SZCCHNS1050 genomic DNA includes:
- a CDS encoding MgtC/SapB family protein, with amino-acid sequence MRFLHTFQVYDFLDTLVSLFAAFVLATLIGAERQYRQRSAGLRTNVLVAVGAAAFVDLGNRLTGADGAVRIIAYVVSGIGFLGAGTIMKEGMNVRGLNTAATLWASAAVGACAGADLIAQSVALTVFVLAGNTLLRPLVNAIDRIPLNAQTSEAHYEIVLTTDGLRAAELREALDERLEAAKYPVRETEVVYRSEDIVEIVATLVPLAVDTVDLDRVVSELAKLAGVRHATWNVRALV